In Oncorhynchus nerka isolate Pitt River linkage group LG26, Oner_Uvic_2.0, whole genome shotgun sequence, one DNA window encodes the following:
- the LOC115104170 gene encoding protein ELFN1-like has product MTSRGAPMACGGAMVMSAFFWSVAIVYLTHIGRVNGDCWLIEGEKGFVWLAICSQNQPPYEAIPTHINSTIVDLRLNENKIKSVHFSALSRFANLTYLNLTKNEINYIDDGAFSAQFNLQVLQLGFNKLRNLTEGILRGLGKLQYLYLQANLIETVTPNAFLECYSLENIDLSMNRIQQLDGSTFTSLTKLTTCELYTNPFNCSCELLGFVKWLSAFPNRTNERMVCDSPSGVSGYSLLSQNPNIPTFRNALHMLSTVCTDDYVTPYIPVPPETTTLPPDYTPCGLEDCPSGTEPDESMSINPTVINVDVKPSMKLKQVSKTSATITVQIPHPFKKMYSLVLYNNSFFTDIQNLKIQNEDIELKNLKPHTEYTYCVASIKNNLRFNHTCLAVSTGPWNGKERSQNHATATHYIMTILGCLFSMVIVLGVVYYCLRKKRQQDEKHKKAGSLKKSIIELKYGQELEGGTISRMSQKQMMAGESMSRMPYLPSGSEMEQYKLQEIRDDMPKMAKGSYIEVRGTGDHHERRECEMSMPGMSMPGNSQGSVAEISTIAKEVDKVNQIINNCIDALKSESTSFQGVKSGAVSTQDPQLVLISEQPQSKSGFLSPVYKDSYHHSLQRHHTSDVPPKRPSTATGGPMRSPRPYRSESKYIEKTSPTGETILTVTPAAAILRAEAEKIRQYNEHRHSYPDSHQLQIEELEGPGSHKPSILEPLTRPRPRDMAYSPLSPQYHNLSYSSSPEYYCKPHHTIWERFKLRGKRHKDEDEYMAAGHALRKKVQFAKDEDLHDILDYWKGVSAQQKS; this is encoded by the coding sequence ATGACATCAAGAGGAGCACCAATGGCCTGCGGTGGAGCTATGGTAATGAGTGCCTTTTTCTGGTCTGTGGCCATAGTATATTTGACCCATATAGGCAGAGTCAATGGGGACTGCTGGCTCATCGAAGGCGAGAAGGGTTTTGTGTGGCTGGCCATCTGCAGCCAAAACCAGCCTCCATACGAGGCAATCCCCACGCATATCAACAGCACCATTGTGGACCTTCGGCTCAATGAAAACAAGATCAAAAGTGTCCATTTCTCTGCCCTCAGCCGCTTCGCCAACCTGACCTACCTAAACCTGACCAAGAATGAGATCAACTACATAGATGACGGGGCCTTTTCTGCCCAGTTCAACTTACAGGTCCTTCAGTTAGGCTTCAACAAACTCCGCAACCTTACTGAGGGCATCCTCAGGGGTTTGGGCAAGCTGCAGTACCTCTACCTCCAGGCCAATCTGATTGAGACTGTGACACCCAATGCCTTTTTGGAGTGCTATAGCCTGGAAAACATCGACCTCTCCATGAACCGTATCCAGCAGCTAGATGGGTCCACGTTTACCAGCCTGACTAAACTGACTACCTGTGAGCTTTACACCAACCCTTTCAACTGTTCCTGTGAACTACTTGGCTTTGTGAAGTGGCTCTCTGCATTCCCCAACAGGACAAATGAACGGATGGTCTGTGACTCCCCATCAGGTGTCTCTGGCTACAGTCTGCTCAGCCAGAACCCTAACATCCCAACTTTTCGGAATGCCCTCCATATGCTCTCCACTGTGTGTACAGATGACTATGTGACGCCGTACATACCTGTGCCTCCTGAGAccaccacactcccaccagactaCACTCCCTGTGGGCTGGAGGACTGTCCCTCCGGAACTGAGCCAGATGAGAGTATGAGTATCAACCCAACAGTGATTAATGTGGATGTAAAACCCAGTATGAAGCTGAAGCAAGTCTCTAAAACAAGCGCCACCATCACTGTTCAGATCCCCCATCCCTTCAAGAAGATGTACAGCCTGGTTCTCTACAATAACAGTTTTTTCACTGATATTCAAAACCTCAAAATTCAGAATGAGGACATTGAACTTAAAAACCTGAAACCCCATACCGAATACACATACTGTGTCGCTTCTATAAAGAATAATCTTAGATTCAATCATACTTGTCTGGCAGTCTCCACAGGACCCtggaatgggaaagagagatcACAAAACCATGCAACAGCTACCCACTACATTATGACCATCCTAGGTTGTCTCTTTAGTATGGTGATTGTCCTAGGGGTGGTCTACTATTGCTTGCGTAAAAAACGTCAGCAAGATGAAAAGCACAAAAAGGCAGGCAGCCTGAAGAAAAGTATAATTGAACTCAAATATGGACAAGAGCTCGAAGGGGGAACCATTTCCAGGATGTCACAGAAGCAAATGATGGCTGGGGAGAGTATGTCCCGCATGCCATACCTACCATCTGGTAGTGAAATGGAGCAGTACAAACTGCAGGAGATAAGAGATGATATGCCTAAAATGGCCAAGGGAAGTTACATAGAGGTGCGAGGAACCGGGGACCACCATGAACGCAGAGAGTGTGAGATGTCCATGCCTGGGATGTCCATGCCTGGGAACAGCCAAGGGTCAGTGGCTGAGATTTCAACCATTGCAAAAGAGGTGGATAAGGTCAATCAGATCATTAACAACTGTATCGATGCTCTGAAATCAGAATCCACATCTTTTCAAGGGGTGAAATCAGGAGCTGTGTCCACCCAGGACCCCCAGCTGGTCCTGATATCAGAGCAGCCGCAGAGCAAGTCTGGCTTCCTGTCCCCAGTGTATAAGGACAGCTACCACCACTCGTTACAGAGGCACCACACCTCGGATGTCCCGCCAAAGCGGCCCAGCACTGCCACTGGAGGTCCAATGCGAAGCCCAAGGCCTTACCGCTCAGAGTCCAAGTACATAGAGAAGACCTCGCCAACGGGTGAGACCATCCTCACTGTAACGCCAGCCGCTGCCATCCTTAGGGCAGAGGCGGAGAAGATCAGGCAGTACAATGAGCACCGGCATTCCTATCCCGACAGCCACCAGCTGCAGATCGAGGAGCTGGAAGGGCCCGGAAGCCACAAGCCCTCCATCCTTGAGCCCCTAACTCGGCCCCGCCCCAGAGACATGGCGTACTCTCCGCTCTCACCTCAGTACCATAACCTCAGCTACTCCTCCAGTCCTGAGTATTACTGCAAACCACATCACACTATCTGGGAGCGCTTCAAACTCCGTGGCAAACGGCACAAAGACGAGGACGAGTACATGGCTGCAGGACATGCGCTACGTAAAAAAGTGCAGTTTGCCAAGGATGAAGACCTGCATGACATTTTAGACTACTGGAAAGGGGTATCTGCTCAACAGAAATCTTAA